In the Pirellulales bacterium genome, one interval contains:
- a CDS encoding OmpA family protein codes for MSRLTILATLAAISLAAGCQWVPKSQLAASENGNRDLVEKTRAQAAEIEHLKADRRQLEDRLATAETDLAAIAGRAGLDRKTLAGLRSGAGLVPAGVGRDLAELAARYPALNFDPATGVSKLDIDVLFDTAESQLKPEALRLLDDFADVMSSPEASRLRLMVVGHTDDRLVGKKETRERYRDNWHLSTARALAVSEYLRHRGISPDRLGVAGFADQQPIASSGEEAGRERNRRVEIFVMAPETPVVGWVDTMAPLYR; via the coding sequence ATGTCCCGTCTTACAATCTTGGCGACGCTGGCGGCCATATCCCTGGCGGCTGGCTGCCAATGGGTACCCAAGTCGCAATTGGCCGCTTCCGAGAACGGCAATCGCGATCTGGTGGAAAAGACCCGGGCGCAGGCTGCCGAAATCGAACATCTCAAGGCAGATCGCCGCCAGCTCGAAGACCGACTGGCGACGGCCGAAACCGACCTGGCCGCGATTGCCGGCCGCGCAGGACTCGACCGCAAGACGCTGGCCGGATTGCGCAGCGGCGCCGGCCTGGTGCCCGCGGGCGTGGGGCGCGATCTGGCCGAGCTCGCTGCCCGGTACCCGGCGCTCAATTTCGACCCAGCAACCGGGGTGAGCAAACTCGACATCGACGTGTTGTTCGATACGGCCGAAAGCCAGCTCAAGCCCGAGGCGCTGCGGCTGCTCGACGATTTTGCCGACGTGATGTCCTCGCCCGAGGCCAGCCGTCTGCGATTGATGGTGGTCGGTCATACCGACGATCGTCTGGTCGGCAAGAAGGAGACGCGTGAGCGCTATCGCGACAACTGGCACCTGAGCACCGCGCGGGCCCTGGCGGTGAGCGAATATCTGCGGCACCGGGGCATCTCCCCCGATCGCTTGGGAGTCGCCGGTTTTGCCGATCAGCAGCCGATTGCCAGCAGCGGGGAAGAAGCAGGGCGCGAACGCAATCGCCGGGTGGAGATTTTCGTGATGGCCCCTGAAACCCCCGTCGTGGGGTGGGTCGACACGATGGCGCCCCTCTATCGTTAA
- a CDS encoding helix-turn-helix domain-containing protein gives MAPKLLTLEEAALRLNISPADLNSLRERHKLYAYRDGASWKFKEDEIERYLRDQEDEAPASADSGDLLDLPLELDAPSGEIAVTSMDEGEDLVLASELELGESDPNTSSTIIGRAGAQQRPEESDIRISVAEELGSDVKLVPDVDDAGNSGVRVVPAAGNKAGRSDSKLQLGEESGLSLPAAPTAKTKPPKANKPTAKDEEADVSYALLDDKKSAAGRGGSDVRLADSSADHVLQGPDSDVTKVSVADSGISLADPADSGLSLEESLDLGGGGPELELGGDNDSDFELLHDSSSETDAVKSLQSDDEFLLTPMGDLGSDDSEGSGSQVIALDSAEDFGDSAAMLGESPAGVVAAVDDVDLSSDFSSSTMGMTPGGAAVVMPMRVGDVVNFSLLNVITLGFCALFVLLGGMMAFDLMRNMWGWNQAYSVNSGLMDFICGLVGI, from the coding sequence ATGGCCCCGAAGCTGTTGACGCTGGAAGAGGCCGCCCTGCGGCTGAACATCTCGCCGGCCGATTTGAACAGCCTGCGCGAGCGGCACAAGCTTTACGCCTACCGCGACGGTGCCTCGTGGAAGTTCAAGGAAGACGAGATCGAGCGCTATCTGCGCGACCAGGAAGACGAGGCCCCGGCCTCGGCCGATTCGGGCGATCTGCTCGATTTGCCTCTGGAGCTCGATGCTCCCAGCGGCGAGATCGCCGTCACCTCGATGGACGAAGGCGAAGACCTCGTGCTCGCCAGCGAGCTGGAGTTAGGTGAATCCGACCCGAACACTTCGAGCACGATCATCGGCCGCGCGGGCGCCCAACAGCGGCCCGAGGAAAGCGACATTCGTATTTCGGTGGCCGAGGAGCTGGGCAGCGACGTCAAGCTGGTGCCCGATGTCGACGACGCCGGCAACAGCGGCGTGCGCGTCGTGCCTGCTGCCGGTAACAAGGCGGGCCGCAGCGACAGCAAATTGCAGCTTGGCGAAGAATCCGGCCTGAGCCTGCCGGCCGCGCCGACGGCCAAGACGAAACCGCCCAAGGCCAACAAGCCGACGGCCAAGGACGAAGAAGCAGACGTGAGTTACGCGTTGCTCGACGACAAGAAGTCGGCGGCCGGCCGCGGCGGCTCGGACGTGCGGTTGGCCGATTCGTCGGCGGACCACGTGCTGCAGGGCCCGGACAGCGACGTCACCAAGGTCAGCGTGGCCGACAGCGGCATTTCCCTGGCCGATCCGGCCGACAGTGGCCTGTCGCTCGAGGAGTCACTCGACCTCGGCGGCGGCGGCCCCGAGCTCGAACTGGGCGGCGACAACGATAGCGACTTCGAACTATTGCACGATTCGTCGAGCGAAACCGACGCCGTCAAGTCGCTGCAGAGCGACGACGAGTTCCTGCTGACGCCAATGGGCGACCTGGGATCGGACGACTCCGAGGGGAGCGGTTCGCAGGTCATCGCGCTCGATTCGGCGGAAGATTTCGGCGATTCGGCGGCCATGCTCGGCGAATCGCCGGCCGGCGTCGTGGCGGCGGTCGACGACGTCGACCTGTCGAGCGACTTCAGCAGTTCGACGATGGGGATGACGCCGGGCGGCGCCGCCGTCGTCATGCCCATGCGCGTCGGCGACGTCGTGAACTTCTCGCTGCTGAACGTGATCACGCTGGGCTTTTGTGCCCTGTTTGTGCTGCTCGGCGGCATGATGGCCTTTGACCTGATGCGCAACATGTGGGGCTGGAACCAGGCCTATTCGGTCAACAGCGGTCTGATGGACTTTATCTGCGGGCTCGTAGGAATCTGA
- a CDS encoding 7-cyano-7-deazaguanine synthase has product MTAASDNATTALLLSGGLDSGILLGHLLAQGHRVRPLYVRSHLHWEPQELDAIARLLAVLESPRLGPLVVLDQPLQDVYGNHWSITGQGVPRHDTPDEAVYLPGRNALLLIKPLLWCHLHGVPELALAPLKSNPFADATTEFFAQFAGALNRATGGSVRVVRPFATLEKTAVMQLGRELPLELTFSCIDPQRGEHCGRCNKCAERQAAFRDAGLADPTTYAQAVDRATDPR; this is encoded by the coding sequence ATGACCGCTGCCAGTGACAACGCGACCACCGCATTGCTGCTGAGCGGCGGCCTCGACAGCGGAATCCTCCTGGGGCATCTGCTGGCCCAAGGGCATCGCGTGCGGCCGCTCTACGTGCGTAGCCACCTGCACTGGGAACCCCAGGAACTCGACGCCATCGCCCGGCTGCTGGCGGTCCTCGAATCCCCGCGCTTGGGCCCGCTGGTGGTCTTGGACCAACCGTTGCAGGACGTCTACGGCAATCACTGGAGCATCACCGGCCAAGGCGTTCCCCGTCACGATACGCCGGACGAGGCCGTCTATCTTCCCGGCCGCAACGCCCTGCTGCTGATCAAGCCCCTGCTGTGGTGCCATTTGCACGGCGTGCCTGAACTGGCCCTTGCGCCGTTGAAGTCGAACCCGTTTGCCGACGCAACGACCGAATTCTTCGCCCAGTTTGCCGGCGCGTTGAATCGTGCCACTGGCGGCAGCGTGCGGGTGGTGCGCCCGTTCGCCACGCTGGAGAAGACCGCCGTCATGCAGCTCGGCCGTGAACTGCCACTCGAGCTGACTTTCTCGTGCATCGATCCCCAACGCGGCGAGCACTGCGGCCGCTGCAACAAGTGCGCGGAACGCCAGGCGGCGTTTCGCGACGCGGGGCTTGCCGACCCGACGACTTATGCCCAGGCGGTAGATCGCGCGACCGATCCCCGCTGA
- a CDS encoding 6-carboxytetrahydropterin synthase translates to MFRVTREIDFCYGHRLLNYDGKCRHLHGHNGRAVIVIEAPTLDDRGMVLDFSDIKRVVSRWIDEQLDHRMLLHRQDPMVPILHAQGEPMYLLDVNPTAENIARLIFEYTASQGFPIVEAHLWETPHCFATFRP, encoded by the coding sequence ATGTTCCGCGTCACTCGCGAAATCGATTTCTGCTACGGCCATCGCTTGCTGAATTACGACGGCAAGTGCCGCCACCTCCACGGACACAACGGCCGCGCCGTGATCGTGATCGAGGCGCCGACCCTCGACGATCGCGGCATGGTGCTCGACTTCAGCGACATCAAGCGCGTCGTGAGCCGATGGATCGACGAGCAGCTCGACCACCGGATGCTGTTGCACCGCCAAGATCCGATGGTGCCGATCCTCCACGCGCAGGGCGAGCCGATGTACTTGCTCGACGTCAATCCCACGGCGGAAAACATCGCCCGGCTGATCTTCGAGTACACGGCCAGCCAGGGGTTTCCAATCGTTGAAGCCCATCTCTGGGAAACGCCGCACTGCTTTGCCACGTTTCGTCCGTAG
- a CDS encoding HlyD family efflux transporter periplasmic adaptor subunit has protein sequence MPRYPQVRTDLDVVRTAPDEFVVRDPTNGDCFAIRFAERWLLAQLDGQHAPRAICQQYSQQFGARLRPGDFDDFVEQLRLRGLLQTGGRPAAVVTTKGAGPLEMGTSSVPRSPGSTAVAVAPAATAGNLLNLLFDLLAMCAGWLIHRIWIVPILVLAFVAAVEFFHECGAITNQLQGLQQRWGVAGFLAVLLALVLVLISLPNALLTGIACRVCGGRIRGFGLHLHERLLPYFACDIGDSIVWMNEPAQWTMLSLRVWSRTAMAALVLLGWKLTSPDTLLNDALAVLIVPSLVGLFLRLNIFLPLEGSLLVGYAFEVPDLYRRARDETRAWLTWSPAPEALSELERLWFRVYGVISYACTALLMAVVIGGGGLLITSTYGGVGAAVGLVALAVWYLDSLEKIPMLDWFLRVLRGGGPWWIRWPIRLGLLAGIVACGFIPYPIEVGGEFRLVPKSECGIRAPLAGEIAEILVEDGQTVAAGDTIATLMGRQEKSNVAMTEAELDKARADLALLHAGTRPEPIEIAEHKVALAQSSVDYYQSELDRLEKLSAQTITEQQRENTRYQHDQAIKMLASAQAELNGLKVGPRQEEILAAEAQVKKLEALLAHHREQLALTKIITPIAGHVVTGNVKERRGQHVEPGDLIALIQDSSELRVEIACGEDAAPQVTPGMKARLHVTGLDGDELLATVERLGDRALDGAEVMQDRYRSDRENLAEATLHQEGVHYIRVYAVPDANQPELKPDMTGYARITIQQDTRLWEALWRHLRRFLMVEAWSWLP, from the coding sequence GTGCCTCGCTATCCGCAAGTTCGCACCGATCTCGACGTGGTCCGCACCGCCCCGGACGAGTTCGTCGTGCGCGATCCCACCAACGGTGATTGCTTCGCCATCCGGTTTGCCGAGCGCTGGTTGCTCGCCCAACTCGACGGCCAGCACGCGCCACGGGCAATCTGCCAACAATACTCGCAGCAATTCGGCGCGCGGCTCCGGCCGGGCGACTTCGACGATTTCGTCGAACAACTGCGGCTGCGCGGGCTGCTGCAGACCGGTGGCCGCCCGGCGGCGGTGGTCACGACGAAGGGGGCAGGTCCCTTGGAGATGGGCACCTCGTCGGTGCCGCGATCGCCGGGCAGCACGGCGGTCGCCGTCGCGCCGGCTGCGACCGCGGGCAATTTGCTCAATTTACTCTTCGACCTGCTGGCGATGTGCGCCGGGTGGCTGATTCACCGCATCTGGATCGTGCCGATCCTGGTGCTGGCGTTCGTGGCTGCGGTCGAGTTTTTTCACGAGTGCGGCGCGATCACCAATCAATTGCAAGGCCTGCAGCAACGCTGGGGCGTGGCCGGGTTCCTGGCCGTGCTGCTGGCGCTGGTCCTGGTGTTGATCAGCCTGCCCAACGCGCTCCTGACGGGCATTGCCTGCCGCGTTTGCGGCGGCCGCATCCGCGGCTTTGGCCTGCACCTGCACGAGCGGCTGCTGCCTTATTTTGCCTGCGACATCGGCGATTCGATCGTCTGGATGAACGAACCGGCGCAGTGGACCATGCTGAGTTTGCGCGTCTGGTCGCGCACGGCGATGGCGGCCCTCGTGCTGCTGGGCTGGAAGCTGACTTCGCCAGACACGCTGCTCAACGACGCCCTGGCGGTGCTGATCGTGCCGTCGCTGGTCGGGTTGTTCCTGCGGCTGAACATTTTTCTGCCGCTCGAGGGCAGCCTGCTGGTGGGTTATGCGTTTGAAGTGCCGGACCTCTATCGCCGAGCGCGCGATGAGACGCGCGCTTGGTTGACTTGGAGCCCCGCACCCGAGGCGTTGTCCGAACTCGAGCGCCTGTGGTTTCGCGTTTACGGCGTCATTTCGTATGCCTGTACGGCGCTGCTGATGGCGGTGGTGATCGGCGGCGGCGGTTTGCTGATCACTTCGACTTACGGCGGCGTCGGTGCCGCCGTCGGCCTGGTCGCCCTGGCGGTTTGGTACCTGGATTCGCTGGAGAAAATTCCCATGCTCGACTGGTTCTTGCGCGTGCTGCGAGGCGGCGGACCGTGGTGGATCCGCTGGCCGATTCGCCTAGGGCTGCTGGCGGGAATCGTCGCCTGCGGATTTATTCCCTACCCGATCGAAGTCGGCGGCGAGTTTCGCCTGGTGCCCAAGAGCGAGTGCGGCATCCGCGCGCCGTTGGCCGGCGAGATTGCCGAAATCCTCGTCGAAGACGGCCAGACCGTGGCCGCCGGCGACACGATCGCCACGCTCATGGGCCGGCAGGAAAAATCCAACGTCGCCATGACCGAGGCCGAGTTGGACAAGGCTCGCGCCGACCTGGCACTCTTGCATGCCGGGACTCGGCCCGAGCCGATCGAAATTGCCGAGCACAAGGTCGCCCTGGCCCAATCGAGCGTCGATTACTACCAGAGCGAACTCGACCGGCTGGAAAAGCTGTCCGCCCAAACCATCACCGAACAACAACGCGAGAACACCCGCTATCAGCACGACCAGGCGATCAAGATGCTCGCCTCGGCCCAGGCCGAGTTGAACGGCTTGAAGGTCGGCCCACGCCAGGAGGAAATCCTCGCGGCAGAAGCCCAGGTCAAGAAGCTCGAAGCGTTGCTGGCCCATCACCGGGAACAGCTCGCGCTGACGAAGATCATCACGCCCATCGCCGGCCACGTCGTCACGGGCAACGTCAAGGAACGCCGCGGCCAGCACGTCGAACCAGGCGACCTGATTGCCCTGATCCAGGACTCATCCGAGCTGCGCGTCGAGATCGCCTGCGGCGAAGACGCTGCGCCACAGGTCACGCCGGGCATGAAGGCCCGGTTGCACGTCACGGGGCTCGACGGCGACGAACTCCTGGCGACCGTCGAACGCCTCGGCGATCGCGCCCTCGATGGGGCCGAGGTAATGCAAGACCGCTATCGATCCGACCGCGAAAACCTGGCCGAAGCCACCTTGCACCAGGAAGGCGTCCATTACATCCGCGTCTATGCCGTGCCCGACGCGAATCAGCCGGAATTGAAGCCCGACATGACCGGATACGCGCGGATCACGATTCAACAGGACACCCGGCTATGGGAAGCGCTGTGGCGCCACTTGCGCCGGTTCCTGATGGTCGAAGCCTGGTCGTGGTTGCCCTAA
- a CDS encoding TolC family protein, with translation MPRPPLPIQCWHKLRRQPRLRAYGRALSGWIVCAVLLLGGCGPAREYYFFEGHELDHYRDVATSIDYPDVSNAQAPDEISGMAPRTLATHGPTEYWDLTLEEAVRMALVNSKVMHDLGGRVITAPQLVATYFDPAIQESDPQLGVEAALSRFDAQLATQVFWEKNDRVINNAIIGGGVRELQQDIGQFRSELSKRAATGTLFAVRHNVDYDANNRPFNLFPSAWDVNFEVAVQHPLLRGGGIDFNRIAGPDAQPGFVFRNGVLLARVDNDISLAQFEAGVRDLVSNVENAYWDLYFAYRLLDARVKARDSALATWRRVEELYRSGAAGGSASDEAQAGARYFVLWSAVQDALSGRAAGSTQPLPGARSGAFTGAGGLYARESNLRFLMGVSLNDGRLIRPANEPTIARVAYDWNEVAGEALVRRVELRQQKWRIKRRELELVASRNFLLPQLDLLGQYRWRGFGDQLINQGDSIDRFDNAWQNLTSGDFQEWQTGIQLSMPLGFREGYTAVRNAQLALARERAVLADQERLVVHDLGAALRELDRAYAVSQANFNARLKAVQRASAVREQYEAGIGNITLDVLLDAESDQSEAEISYFRSLVEYNLAIKAMHFESGALLDYCQVHLAEGGWPMKAYQDARDEARRRSAAWRLNYGYDVPGPVTPGAAQQHAPSPAKPADKGVERLPAPAPGQLPEPLPTAAPRQPVVEPVFENPLDDPRHQPLQGPLVGGGSAVPSPRPAAGIVQAVPDAPLAPRRAPLRDQAVQPAAFLAPNAGKHQSLPGPHSATHTTSP, from the coding sequence ATGCCACGACCTCCACTGCCAATCCAGTGCTGGCACAAGCTGCGGCGTCAACCGCGATTGCGGGCGTATGGCCGCGCGCTGTCGGGGTGGATCGTCTGTGCCGTGTTGCTGCTCGGCGGCTGCGGGCCCGCACGCGAGTACTACTTCTTCGAAGGTCACGAGCTGGACCACTACCGTGACGTGGCGACGTCGATCGACTATCCCGACGTGAGCAATGCCCAGGCGCCCGATGAGATCAGCGGAATGGCACCGCGGACGCTGGCGACCCACGGCCCCACGGAATACTGGGACCTGACACTGGAAGAAGCCGTCCGCATGGCCTTGGTCAACAGCAAGGTGATGCACGACCTGGGTGGCCGGGTGATCACCGCGCCGCAGCTCGTTGCGACCTACTTCGACCCGGCAATCCAGGAATCCGATCCGCAGTTGGGCGTCGAGGCGGCCCTCAGCCGGTTCGATGCTCAGCTCGCCACGCAGGTGTTCTGGGAGAAAAACGATCGCGTGATCAACAACGCCATCATCGGGGGTGGCGTGCGCGAATTGCAGCAAGACATCGGCCAGTTTCGCAGCGAATTGAGCAAGCGTGCGGCGACCGGCACCCTGTTCGCCGTGCGGCACAACGTCGATTACGACGCGAACAACCGCCCGTTCAATCTGTTTCCCAGCGCCTGGGACGTGAATTTCGAGGTCGCCGTGCAGCATCCGCTGTTGCGAGGCGGGGGGATCGACTTCAATCGTATCGCGGGCCCCGACGCACAACCGGGATTCGTGTTCCGCAACGGCGTGTTGCTGGCGCGGGTCGATAACGACATTTCGCTGGCCCAGTTCGAAGCCGGCGTGCGCGACCTGGTGAGCAACGTCGAAAATGCGTATTGGGACCTCTATTTCGCCTATCGGCTGCTCGATGCGCGCGTCAAGGCGCGCGACAGTGCGCTGGCTACCTGGCGTCGGGTCGAGGAGCTGTATCGTTCCGGCGCCGCGGGCGGTTCGGCATCGGACGAGGCGCAGGCCGGCGCGCGGTATTTCGTCCTCTGGTCGGCCGTGCAGGACGCCCTCAGCGGCCGCGCCGCGGGCAGCACGCAGCCGCTGCCCGGGGCACGCAGCGGCGCCTTTACCGGCGCGGGCGGGCTCTATGCCCGCGAGTCGAATCTGCGGTTCCTCATGGGAGTGTCGCTCAACGACGGGCGTTTGATCCGCCCGGCGAACGAGCCGACGATTGCCCGTGTGGCTTATGACTGGAACGAAGTTGCCGGCGAGGCACTGGTCCGGCGCGTCGAGCTAAGGCAACAGAAGTGGCGCATCAAGCGGCGCGAGCTCGAGTTGGTCGCCTCGCGCAACTTCCTCTTGCCGCAGTTGGACCTGCTCGGGCAGTACCGCTGGCGCGGCTTCGGCGATCAGCTCATCAACCAGGGCGACAGCATCGATCGCTTCGACAACGCCTGGCAAAACCTTACCAGCGGCGATTTCCAGGAATGGCAGACCGGCATTCAGCTCAGCATGCCGCTCGGCTTCCGCGAAGGTTACACGGCCGTCCGCAACGCGCAGCTCGCATTGGCCCGCGAACGGGCAGTGCTGGCCGACCAGGAACGCCTCGTCGTGCACGATTTGGGCGCGGCACTGCGCGAGCTGGACCGGGCCTATGCCGTGAGCCAGGCCAACTTCAACGCCCGGCTGAAGGCCGTGCAGCGCGCCTCCGCGGTGCGCGAGCAATACGAGGCCGGCATCGGCAACATCACGCTCGACGTCTTGCTCGACGCCGAAAGCGATCAATCCGAGGCCGAAATCTCCTATTTCCGCTCGCTGGTCGAATACAACCTGGCTATCAAGGCAATGCATTTCGAGTCGGGCGCCCTGCTCGACTATTGCCAGGTGCACCTGGCCGAGGGCGGCTGGCCCATGAAGGCCTATCAAGATGCCCGCGACGAAGCCCGGCGCCGTTCGGCCGCTTGGCGATTGAATTACGGCTACGACGTGCCGGGTCCGGTGACGCCGGGCGCCGCGCAGCAGCACGCTCCGTCTCCGGCAAAGCCGGCCGACAAGGGCGTGGAGCGACTGCCCGCTCCGGCCCCGGGACAGCTGCCCGAACCGCTGCCGACCGCCGCACCGAGGCAACCGGTCGTGGAACCCGTATTCGAGAACCCGCTCGATGACCCGCGCCACCAACCCCTTCAGGGGCCGCTGGTGGGCGGAGGTTCGGCCGTACCTTCACCGCGGCCCGCGGCCGGCATCGTCCAGGCCGTGCCGGATGCCCCGCTCGCCCCGCGGCGCGCGCCGCTGCGCGATCAGGCCGTACAGCCGGCCGCGTTCTTGGCGCCCAACGCCGGCAAGCACCAATCCTTGCCGGGACCGCACAGCGCAACGCACACGACGAGCCCTTAG